The sequence CTTCCGCGAGGCCTCGCTCGTCCCGGACGAGCCGGGCCAGGGTCCGGGCGAGAAGTACACCGGCCCGGTCTTCGGCTGAGACGTCCGCCTCTTCGTCCGTACGTACGTGAACGAGCCCCCGCCGGTGCTTCCGGCGGGGGCTCGTCGCTTCGCGGGTACGGGTCAGACCTCCGCGGTCGTCTCCCCGCCGCGCATCGAGGGGTGGGTCAGCCGGTGGGCGAGCGCCGCGAGGATGCCGCCGGCCAGCGGGGCCACGATGAACAGCCACAGCTGGGAGAGGGCCGCGCCGCCGGCGAACAGGGCCGGGCCGAGGCTGCGGGCCGGGTTGACCGAGGTGCCGGTGAGCGGGATGCCGACCAGGTGGATCACCGCGAGGGAGATACCGATGGGCAGCCCGTCGAAGCCGACGACCGCCACCTTGTGGGTCACCGCGAGGACCACGAAGACCAGCAGGAAGGTGAGCACCACCTCGGCCAGGAACGCGCCGCCGAGGTTGATGTGCACGTCCGAGCGGTCGCCGTAGCCGTTGCTGCCGAACTTTCCGCTCG is a genomic window of Streptomyces sp. NBC_00708 containing:
- a CDS encoding MIP family channel protein, with product MQTRTAVSEFLGTLLLVFFAVGAAVLCVDYIGTLGIALAFGFVLLALAYALGPISGCHINPAVTLGMLAARRIDVRTAVTYWIAQFLGGIAGAALLFLLAKQVPGLKTSGKFGSNGYGDRSDVHINLGGAFLAEVVLTFLLVFVVLAVTHKVAVVGFDGLPIGISLAVIHLVGIPLTGTSVNPARSLGPALFAGGAALSQLWLFIVAPLAGGILAALAHRLTHPSMRGGETTAEV